One window from the genome of Acidihalobacter ferrooxydans encodes:
- a CDS encoding biotin--[acetyl-CoA-carboxylase] ligase: MFEPLDSNAIRLNLSSIGEPDCPGIHVHPSIDSTNNWFINELRAGRIESKHVCLAEEQRAGRGRRGRTWISPPVGNLYMSVGWAARNMKHSPEAITLAVGVAVCEVLEVLSGRPIDIKWPNDFYHDNRKLGGILIDGLSRNDKPFWVIGVGVNLRPVEHKTIDTVASAGLDEVWPDAHNHRNYLAARIIKAIFNACLSYEDNGFSVFRDRWASHDITIGRKLTVHQATGTLMQATGCGIDQSGKLRVICATSGDEYVLDAADVTLRVD, from the coding sequence GTGTTTGAACCGCTCGATAGCAACGCAATCCGGCTTAATCTCTCCTCAATAGGGGAGCCGGACTGTCCAGGCATTCATGTACACCCGTCAATAGACTCGACAAACAACTGGTTCATTAATGAATTGCGCGCAGGTCGAATAGAATCGAAACACGTATGTCTTGCTGAAGAACAGCGAGCGGGACGTGGGCGTCGCGGTAGAACTTGGATCTCGCCGCCTGTTGGCAATCTCTATATGTCGGTCGGCTGGGCGGCACGGAACATGAAACATAGCCCCGAAGCAATAACACTTGCTGTTGGGGTGGCAGTCTGTGAGGTTCTGGAAGTTCTTTCCGGGCGCCCGATAGACATAAAATGGCCGAATGATTTTTATCATGACAACCGTAAATTAGGGGGCATTCTGATTGATGGATTGAGCCGTAATGACAAACCATTCTGGGTGATTGGTGTCGGGGTTAATTTACGTCCTGTTGAACACAAAACGATTGACACGGTCGCATCGGCAGGACTGGATGAAGTGTGGCCAGATGCACACAACCATAGGAACTATCTCGCCGCTCGTATCATCAAAGCCATTTTTAATGCGTGCCTAAGTTATGAAGACAATGGTTTTAGCGTATTCCGCGATCGGTGGGCAAGCCATGACATTACAATCGGTCGAAAATTAACTGTGCATCAGGCGACTGGCACACTCATGCAAGCAACCGGTTGCGGGATCGATCAATCTGGAAAGCTGCGTGTTATTTGCGCAACATCAGGAGATGAGTATGTTCTTGATGCAGCAGACGTGACCTTGCGAGTGGACTGA
- a CDS encoding prepilin peptidase has product MFSDATTLFSGNAMYVLVGLLGLIVGSFINVVVYRLPRMLERRWRNECQELFDPTENPVEQSAYNLAVPQSACPACGHQIRAWENIPVISYLFLRGRCSACGVSISLRYPTVEITTAVLALLVAWQFGPSWQTALALPFTWALLALALIDLETQLLPDAITLPLLWLGLISNVNGLFVPLQQAVLGAAAGYLSLWLVYHLFRLLTGKEGMGYGDFKLLAALGAWFGWQMLPFTILLSSLVGALVGITLMLSRRMQQGTPLPFGPYLAAAGWIALLWGTPLTHWYLGLFRTG; this is encoded by the coding sequence ATGTTTTCCGACGCGACTACCCTGTTCTCCGGAAACGCAATGTATGTGCTGGTTGGTCTGCTCGGACTGATCGTGGGCAGCTTTATCAACGTTGTGGTCTACCGGCTCCCTCGAATGCTCGAACGGCGCTGGCGTAATGAATGCCAGGAGCTTTTCGACCCCACGGAGAACCCTGTCGAACAATCAGCCTACAATCTGGCGGTACCCCAATCGGCCTGCCCGGCCTGCGGGCATCAAATTCGAGCCTGGGAAAACATTCCTGTTATCAGCTACCTGTTCTTGCGCGGGCGCTGCTCGGCATGCGGAGTATCTATTTCACTACGCTATCCGACGGTTGAAATCACGACCGCCGTACTTGCATTACTGGTTGCCTGGCAATTCGGCCCAAGCTGGCAAACCGCACTTGCACTGCCTTTCACATGGGCTTTGTTGGCTCTCGCGCTGATCGATCTCGAAACACAATTGTTACCGGACGCAATCACGCTTCCGCTACTATGGCTGGGCCTGATCAGTAATGTAAATGGGCTCTTTGTCCCACTTCAGCAAGCCGTGCTTGGTGCCGCGGCGGGCTATTTATCGCTCTGGCTGGTCTACCACCTGTTTCGACTCCTGACCGGCAAGGAAGGCATGGGTTATGGCGACTTCAAATTGCTTGCCGCCCTCGGCGCCTGGTTTGGGTGGCAGATGCTGCCGTTCACCATCTTGCTCTCATCTCTGGTCGGCGCGCTCGTTGGCATCACGCTTATGTTATCCCGGCGCATGCAACAGGGGACGCCCCTGCCGTTCGGGCCCTACCTCGCCGCCGCGGGCTGGATAGCCTTGCTTTGGGGCACGCCACTGACCCACTGGTACCTCGGGCTGTTCCGCACCGGCTGA
- the coaE gene encoding dephospho-CoA kinase (Dephospho-CoA kinase (CoaE) performs the final step in coenzyme A biosynthesis.) — translation MPYLVGLTGGIGSGKSRVSQHFAKLGIDSIDSDQIARELVAPGQPALAEIMQAFGPQIIGQDGRLNRASLRKLVFDDIIARNRLENILHPRIRSTLLERSQHASSPYVLLVIPLLVENNWQTLVNRVVVVDCAPATQVRRVMQRDNIDENAVRAILAAQASRSQRLLKADDVIHNDADDANLAAQIAALHRTLLQQVEKHRPRGKTGLPGRKT, via the coding sequence ATGCCTTATCTCGTTGGCTTGACAGGCGGAATCGGCAGCGGAAAGTCGCGCGTTTCGCAACATTTCGCGAAACTCGGGATAGACAGCATCGATAGTGACCAAATTGCGCGGGAACTCGTGGCACCAGGGCAGCCCGCGCTAGCTGAAATAATGCAAGCCTTTGGTCCACAAATTATCGGTCAAGATGGGCGACTGAACCGTGCCAGCTTACGCAAGCTCGTATTCGACGACATCATCGCACGCAACCGCCTTGAAAATATTTTGCATCCACGCATCCGCAGTACCCTGCTCGAGCGGAGCCAACACGCGAGTTCGCCTTATGTTCTCCTGGTCATCCCACTATTGGTCGAAAATAACTGGCAGACGCTCGTAAATCGAGTCGTAGTGGTCGATTGCGCGCCCGCTACTCAAGTACGTCGCGTAATGCAGCGCGACAACATTGATGAGAATGCAGTGCGTGCGATCTTGGCCGCGCAGGCCAGCCGTTCGCAGCGTCTGCTGAAGGCCGACGACGTCATTCACAATGACGCAGATGACGCCAACCTCGCAGCGCAAATCGCGGCACTTCATCGCACGCTACTGCAACAGGTCGAAAAACACCGTCCCAGAGGCAAAACCGGGCTCCCTGGGAGGAAAACCTGA
- a CDS encoding type II secretion system F family protein — MAAKAPSKQIFTWEGVDKKGIRIKGENESMSEALLKSELRRQGINPIRVRKKPKPLFGTGKKIAGKDIALFARQLSTMMNSGVPLVQALDIIGQGHEKPAMQTMVFDIKAQVEGGNNLADALAKHPDHFDELFVNLVRAGEQSGALEAILDKIATYKEKTEAIKAKIKKALMYPAAVVVVAIVVTTILLVFVVPQFQQLFQGFGASLPAFTLFVVHLSNLMQKWWYVVFIGIGLAGWLFVRAYKKSDKFHRFIDRYTLRIPIFGALISKSAIARFARTLATMFAAGVPLVEALESVAGATGNLTYADATMKMREDTSSGTQLRQSMRQFSNIFPNMVLQMVSIGEEAGSLDQMLDKVADFYEEEVDVMVDGLSSLLEPMIMVVLGVLVGGLVVAMYLPIFSMGNVVG; from the coding sequence ATGGCTGCCAAGGCACCGAGCAAACAGATTTTCACCTGGGAAGGCGTTGACAAGAAAGGCATTCGCATCAAGGGCGAAAACGAGTCCATGAGCGAGGCGCTGCTGAAATCCGAACTCAGGCGCCAGGGCATCAATCCGATCCGCGTACGGAAAAAACCCAAACCCCTGTTCGGCACAGGCAAGAAAATCGCAGGCAAGGATATTGCCCTTTTCGCACGGCAATTGTCGACCATGATGAACTCAGGCGTACCTCTCGTGCAGGCGCTCGACATCATCGGGCAAGGCCATGAAAAACCCGCGATGCAGACCATGGTTTTTGACATAAAAGCACAGGTCGAAGGCGGCAACAACCTGGCCGACGCGCTCGCAAAACATCCCGACCACTTCGACGAACTCTTCGTGAACCTTGTACGCGCAGGCGAACAATCAGGCGCGCTGGAAGCCATCCTGGACAAAATCGCCACCTACAAGGAAAAAACCGAGGCCATTAAAGCAAAGATCAAAAAGGCATTGATGTATCCCGCCGCAGTCGTCGTGGTCGCTATCGTGGTAACAACGATTCTGCTCGTCTTTGTGGTACCTCAGTTCCAGCAGCTGTTCCAGGGTTTCGGTGCTTCGCTGCCCGCCTTCACGCTGTTCGTCGTGCACCTGTCGAATCTGATGCAAAAATGGTGGTATGTGGTGTTCATCGGCATCGGGCTGGCTGGCTGGCTGTTCGTCCGCGCATATAAAAAATCAGATAAATTCCACCGATTCATTGATCGTTACACTTTGCGCATTCCGATTTTTGGTGCGTTGATCTCCAAATCAGCGATCGCCCGCTTTGCGCGTACGCTCGCCACCATGTTCGCTGCGGGCGTCCCCTTGGTCGAGGCACTCGAATCCGTCGCTGGCGCAACCGGCAACCTGACCTACGCCGACGCAACGATGAAAATGCGCGAAGACACCTCTTCGGGTACGCAACTGCGCCAATCCATGCGCCAGTTCAGCAATATTTTTCCCAATATGGTGCTACAAATGGTCTCCATTGGCGAGGAAGCCGGCTCCCTGGACCAGATGCTGGATAAAGTTGCCGATTTCTATGAAGAAGAAGTCGATGTCATGGTGGACGGGCTGTCGAGCCTCCTCGAACCCATGATTATGGTGGTTCTGGGCGTACTCGTCGGCGGTCTCGTCGTCGCCATGTACCTGCCGATTTTCAGCATGGGCAACGTCGTCGGTTGA